The Thalassotalea psychrophila genome window below encodes:
- a CDS encoding cold-shock protein — MSNTTTGTVKWFNEAKGFGFIEQENGPDVFAHFRAIVADGFKTLSEGQKVEFTVTEGQKGPQAENIKPL; from the coding sequence ATGTCTAACACTACTACTGGTACAGTTAAATGGTTCAACGAAGCTAAAGGTTTTGGTTTTATCGAACAAGAAAATGGTCCTGACGTTTTTGCTCACTTCCGTGCAATCGTTGCTGACGGTTTTAAGACTCTTTCTGAAGGTCAAAAAGTTGAATTCACTGTAACTGAAGGTCAAAAAGGCCCTCAAGCAGAGAACATCAAACCTTTATAA
- a CDS encoding TetR/AcrR family transcriptional regulator produces MKKPKTRSKSEEKRQLILAAATSSFCDKGFSLTSMDSIANSAGVSKQTVYSHFGNKDDLFAASILNKCEKFRTSALPESSLCDPKLALKTFAMGFIQLLLSEEGMAIHRVCIAESQTNPQVSQLFYAAGPEPVVAEISKLLESYSSEGLIVVENYHFSALQFLSLMKGEAVMRREYNTEKQIGIEEISDYIDSSVDLFLRGCQYKAMV; encoded by the coding sequence GTGAAAAAACCGAAAACACGCAGTAAAAGTGAAGAGAAACGCCAATTAATTTTAGCTGCGGCAACAAGCAGTTTTTGTGATAAAGGCTTTTCATTAACCAGTATGGACAGTATTGCTAATTCTGCCGGTGTATCAAAACAAACGGTATATAGTCATTTTGGTAATAAAGATGACCTGTTTGCTGCTTCGATATTAAATAAATGTGAAAAGTTTCGTACATCAGCTTTACCAGAATCAAGTCTTTGTGACCCTAAACTGGCATTAAAAACGTTTGCCATGGGCTTTATTCAATTATTACTTTCAGAAGAAGGCATGGCCATACATAGAGTGTGTATCGCAGAGTCTCAAACTAATCCGCAAGTGTCGCAATTATTTTATGCCGCAGGACCAGAGCCTGTTGTAGCTGAAATATCAAAGTTACTAGAATCATATTCAAGCGAAGGGCTAATTGTCGTTGAAAATTATCATTTTTCAGCTTTACAATTTTTATCGCTAATGAAAGGGGAGGCGGTAATGCGCCGTGAGTATAATACTGAAAAACAAATCGGTATTGAGGAAATCTCTGATTATATCGACAGCAGCGTTGATTTATTTTTACGGGGTTGCCAATACAAAGCTATGGTTTAA
- a CDS encoding PhoH family protein has protein sequence MTTDKISHDVSLEPLDNNRLANLCGPLDDNLRRIERRLGVELSYRGNVFKVHGKNIVCKAVIELLKNLYIETAPVKGKAGTISQENLHLALTELNVLEQPTDNAAEFEQMVTIKTKRGLIKPRNENQSLYVQNILTNDISFGVGVAGTGKTYLAVACAVDALERQEVRRILLTRPAVEAGEKLGFLPGDLSQKVDPYLRPLYDALFEMLGFEKVEKLIERNVIEVAPLAYMRGRTLNDAYVILDESQNTTVEQMKMFLTRIGFNSKAVITGDITQVDLPRGQRSGLRHAIEVLDDIKGVSFNYFQAKDVVRHPVVGRIIEAYEKHDSNNQTPTR, from the coding sequence TTGACTACAGACAAAATTAGCCACGATGTAAGCTTAGAGCCACTTGATAATAATCGCTTAGCTAACTTATGCGGACCATTAGATGACAATTTACGCCGCATTGAACGCCGTTTAGGTGTTGAGCTAAGTTACCGTGGCAATGTATTTAAAGTTCATGGTAAAAATATAGTCTGTAAAGCCGTCATTGAGTTATTGAAAAATTTATACATTGAAACTGCTCCTGTTAAAGGTAAAGCTGGCACTATTAGCCAAGAAAATTTACATTTAGCGCTCACAGAATTAAATGTACTAGAACAACCAACTGATAACGCTGCTGAATTTGAGCAAATGGTTACCATAAAAACCAAACGCGGGTTAATTAAACCTCGCAACGAAAATCAAAGTTTGTATGTACAAAACATTTTAACGAATGATATTAGCTTTGGTGTCGGCGTTGCAGGAACAGGTAAAACATACTTAGCCGTTGCTTGTGCAGTAGATGCACTTGAACGCCAAGAAGTTCGCCGCATTTTATTAACTCGCCCAGCAGTTGAAGCAGGTGAAAAATTAGGCTTTTTACCTGGCGATTTATCGCAAAAAGTTGACCCTTACTTACGCCCTCTTTATGACGCTTTATTTGAAATGTTAGGTTTTGAAAAAGTTGAAAAATTAATTGAACGTAACGTTATTGAAGTTGCGCCACTAGCTTACATGCGCGGCCGCACATTAAATGATGCTTATGTTATTTTAGATGAGAGCCAAAATACCACGGTTGAACAAATGAAAATGTTCTTAACTCGTATTGGCTTTAATTCAAAAGCTGTGATCACCGGTGATATTACCCAGGTTGATTTACCCCGTGGACAACGCTCTGGTTTACGTCATGCTATTGAAGTATTAGATGACATTAAAGGCGTTAGTTTTAATTACTTTCAAGCTAAAGATGTGGTTCGTCACCCTGTCGTAGGACGCATTATTGAAGCCTACGAAAAACATGACAGTAATAATCAAACTCCGACTCGTTAA
- a CDS encoding efflux RND transporter periplasmic adaptor subunit: MFNSIPTLTSQLLKGATVTTLLVSLLACGESLPQVATQTPYYHKVASEPLKLEQSYNVLRRFSGSLVSKQSANLNFEVSGRVANIFVDEGDTVTKGQLLASLDTELLGIEQQQLVAQESQLKAELELAQANLNRVNELIDNGYASQQNQDELQAQKKVLEASKKQLQASQAINRYQINHTEIYAPFTGTINKRNINVGEVINPQVTVFTLQEQGNNELKVGVPQNLIADIKAQSSFSLSINQVSIQVTSLAVNSEINQYSRTVQLRFSLPNKLSIFNNQMGYFEFEQQYQQQGFWVPITALTDGIRGTWNVYTLEETTDNSSKKPLFKLISNSVEIIHSEQDKAFIRGSLTNGQRLLTSGLHRLVPGQMVRI; the protein is encoded by the coding sequence ATGTTTAATTCAATTCCTACTCTCACCTCACAATTATTAAAAGGCGCTACCGTAACAACACTTTTAGTTAGCCTATTGGCTTGTGGTGAAAGTTTGCCACAAGTTGCAACTCAAACACCTTATTATCATAAAGTAGCAAGCGAACCATTGAAACTTGAACAAAGTTACAACGTATTAAGACGGTTTTCTGGCTCGCTTGTGAGTAAGCAAAGTGCTAATTTAAATTTTGAAGTGTCTGGACGAGTCGCTAATATCTTTGTTGATGAAGGTGATACCGTTACTAAAGGACAGCTATTAGCAAGTTTAGATACCGAGCTTTTAGGAATAGAACAACAACAATTGGTTGCCCAAGAAAGTCAGTTAAAAGCAGAGCTAGAGCTTGCCCAAGCAAATCTTAATCGCGTTAATGAATTAATTGATAATGGTTATGCATCACAACAAAATCAAGATGAGTTGCAAGCTCAGAAAAAAGTATTAGAAGCAAGCAAAAAACAATTACAAGCAAGCCAAGCAATTAACCGTTACCAAATCAATCACACTGAAATATACGCTCCATTTACCGGTACTATCAACAAACGTAATATCAATGTTGGTGAGGTTATAAATCCGCAAGTGACTGTGTTCACACTGCAAGAGCAAGGTAATAACGAACTGAAAGTTGGTGTACCGCAAAATTTGATTGCTGATATTAAAGCACAAAGTAGTTTTTCATTATCGATTAATCAAGTTTCAATACAAGTAACGTCTTTAGCAGTAAATTCAGAAATTAATCAGTATAGCCGCACTGTTCAATTGCGATTTTCATTACCCAATAAATTATCCATATTCAATAATCAAATGGGCTACTTTGAATTTGAACAGCAATATCAACAGCAAGGTTTTTGGGTACCGATCACGGCATTAACCGACGGTATTCGCGGGACTTGGAATGTCTATACTCTTGAAGAAACCACCGATAACAGTTCAAAAAAACCATTGTTTAAGTTGATCAGTAATAGTGTTGAGATAATTCACAGTGAACAGGACAAAGCGTTCATTCGTGGTAGTTTAACCAATGGACAGCGGTTATTAACGTCTGGGCTACATCGATTAGTGCCTGGCCAGATGGTTAGAATTTAA
- a CDS encoding efflux RND transporter permease subunit: protein MIELFVKNGRLMTLMILIIIVSGLASLHILPRAEDPDMVNRAASVITKFPGASAERVEALVTEKIEQKLRKLSEIDYLASTSRPEISVIQVKLKGEVKDSEPVFSRIRDILSDVAPQLPREALPSSLEDERSFAYTQLVSLNWAVDEAPDMLILGRYATELKSQLRLVDNTDIVEIHGQNPEEILVELNQDFIAMAGISLAQVSQAISNADVKIPAGKLVNNYNQMQIEISGALDSLDRIRSIPIISDQNSPLLVGDVAIVKRQIQTPANDLAIVNGKPALVVGTRMVKGVRVDLWSIQVEKKIAEFKSMLPQSITLEVLFDQNNYTTSRLADLVENIVIGFAIIAVVLFISLGFRSALIVVASLPLTVLFTLSVMNYYGLPIHQMSVTGLVVALGIMVDNAIVMTDTIQQKKQKGINGLKAVLDSVRHLWLPLLGSTLTTILAFMPIVLMPGDAGEFVGGIALSVIFALIGSYIISHTIVAGLAGRFIKINSNNTGWLHNGLALPSVENLFKKSLTFTLAKPKLTIALVFILPIMGFGMAKHLDEQFFPASDRDMFQIELFLPSQASIEATKRITEQVSTELEKYHEIEKLHWFIGKSAPSFYYNLISSKDGMQNYAQAMITATDFKAANRLIPELQVILDETFPQAQILVRKLEQGPPFNAPIEIRIFGPNLDTLQELGSQLRLIFSQTEDIMHSRATLLPGTPKVWLQADEDTLNGLNLSLVDIAKQLEAGLDGVVQGSIIEATESINVRVKISDSEREDINALNNFPIVNSRDGTYFPLSAISKAKINPSRGAIPHRDGMRVNVIEGYVRSGILPSVALTEIQQKITEQNFVMPSGYSLEIGGESDARDSAVGKLLSSVGVILILLITVVVLSFNSFRVSSIIFVSAFMSTGLGLFSVYVFNHPFGFTVIIGLLGLMGLAINSAIVILAELKADPEAINGNQDNIIAGVLSCTRHISSTTITTVGGFLPLILAGGGFWPPFAIAIAGGTVLTTLLSFYFVPAAFYLMSKRKSFEQTSAVIS from the coding sequence ATGATTGAATTATTTGTAAAAAATGGCCGCTTAATGACTCTAATGATTTTGATCATTATTGTGTCTGGTTTAGCTTCATTGCATATATTACCTCGCGCTGAAGATCCTGACATGGTTAATCGTGCAGCAAGTGTCATCACCAAATTTCCTGGTGCTAGTGCTGAGCGTGTTGAGGCATTAGTCACCGAAAAAATAGAACAAAAGCTGCGTAAACTGTCTGAAATTGACTACCTTGCGTCTACCTCTCGCCCTGAAATATCAGTGATTCAAGTCAAGCTCAAGGGTGAAGTAAAGGACTCTGAACCAGTATTTTCTCGTATTAGAGATATATTAAGTGATGTAGCTCCCCAACTGCCTAGAGAAGCGTTGCCATCATCTTTAGAAGATGAACGCAGTTTTGCCTATACTCAATTAGTGTCATTAAATTGGGCGGTCGATGAAGCACCTGATATGTTAATTCTTGGGCGTTATGCTACGGAGTTAAAATCACAACTTAGGCTTGTAGACAATACTGACATTGTTGAAATTCATGGACAAAACCCTGAAGAAATTTTAGTCGAATTAAACCAAGATTTTATTGCTATGGCTGGTATTTCACTAGCGCAAGTAAGCCAAGCAATCTCAAATGCCGATGTAAAGATTCCTGCCGGTAAATTGGTTAATAACTATAACCAAATGCAAATTGAGATCAGTGGTGCGTTAGATTCATTAGATCGCATACGCAGTATTCCAATAATTTCAGATCAAAACAGCCCGTTACTAGTTGGTGATGTAGCTATTGTTAAGCGCCAAATTCAAACCCCTGCCAATGATCTAGCAATTGTAAATGGCAAACCTGCTCTTGTAGTAGGAACCCGTATGGTTAAAGGGGTACGTGTTGATTTATGGTCCATACAAGTTGAGAAAAAAATTGCTGAATTTAAAAGCATGCTGCCGCAAAGTATTACGTTGGAAGTGTTATTTGATCAGAACAACTACACCACAAGTCGTTTAGCTGATTTGGTCGAGAATATTGTCATTGGCTTTGCCATTATTGCCGTTGTATTATTTATATCTCTTGGATTTCGCTCTGCTCTCATTGTTGTCGCATCATTACCCTTAACGGTGTTGTTCACACTATCGGTAATGAATTATTACGGTTTGCCAATTCATCAAATGTCGGTAACTGGGCTAGTCGTTGCTCTTGGTATTATGGTAGATAACGCCATTGTAATGACCGATACAATTCAACAAAAGAAGCAAAAGGGTATCAATGGCTTAAAAGCCGTTCTGGATTCTGTACGTCACCTTTGGCTACCGCTACTAGGCTCAACATTAACCACTATATTAGCGTTTATGCCAATTGTATTAATGCCCGGCGATGCCGGAGAATTTGTTGGCGGTATAGCCTTAAGTGTTATTTTCGCCCTGATTGGCTCTTACATAATATCGCATACAATTGTTGCCGGACTCGCAGGAAGGTTTATCAAGATAAATAGCAATAATACAGGTTGGTTGCATAATGGATTAGCTTTGCCATCTGTAGAGAATTTATTTAAAAAATCTCTAACGTTCACTCTAGCAAAACCAAAACTTACTATCGCTTTAGTGTTCATCTTGCCAATTATGGGTTTTGGTATGGCTAAGCATCTCGATGAGCAGTTTTTTCCAGCTTCAGACAGGGACATGTTTCAAATTGAACTATTTCTCCCTTCTCAAGCGAGTATAGAAGCAACGAAACGAATTACCGAGCAAGTGTCAACCGAGCTTGAAAAGTATCATGAGATAGAGAAGTTGCATTGGTTTATTGGTAAAAGTGCGCCATCGTTTTACTATAATTTGATCAGCTCAAAAGACGGCATGCAAAATTATGCGCAAGCAATGATCACCGCTACCGACTTTAAAGCTGCAAACAGATTAATTCCTGAGCTGCAGGTAATACTCGATGAAACGTTTCCTCAAGCACAAATATTAGTTCGAAAACTTGAGCAAGGCCCTCCGTTTAACGCACCAATAGAAATAAGAATTTTTGGCCCAAATTTAGATACCTTGCAAGAACTAGGTTCACAACTTCGCCTCATATTTTCACAAACTGAGGATATTATGCATTCACGCGCAACACTGCTTCCCGGCACACCCAAGGTATGGTTACAAGCTGATGAGGATACATTAAATGGGTTAAATTTAAGCCTTGTAGATATTGCCAAGCAACTTGAAGCAGGCCTAGACGGTGTGGTGCAAGGCAGTATCATTGAAGCAACTGAATCGATAAATGTTCGCGTAAAAATAAGTGATAGTGAGCGTGAAGACATTAATGCATTAAATAACTTTCCCATTGTAAATTCCAGAGATGGCACCTACTTCCCACTTTCGGCTATTAGCAAGGCGAAAATAAACCCATCTAGAGGAGCAATTCCACACAGAGACGGCATGCGGGTAAATGTGATTGAAGGCTATGTGCGTTCAGGGATCCTACCATCTGTAGCTTTGACTGAAATTCAGCAAAAAATTACAGAACAAAACTTTGTCATGCCTAGTGGCTATAGTTTAGAAATTGGCGGTGAATCAGACGCTAGAGACAGTGCTGTAGGTAAACTGTTAAGTAGTGTTGGAGTAATATTAATTTTGCTTATTACTGTTGTAGTGCTGTCTTTTAACTCATTTAGAGTTTCAAGTATTATCTTTGTTTCGGCATTCATGTCGACAGGGCTTGGTTTGTTTAGTGTATATGTATTTAACCATCCTTTTGGTTTCACTGTAATAATCGGTTTATTAGGCTTAATGGGCTTGGCTATTAACTCTGCCATTGTCATATTAGCTGAGTTAAAAGCGGATCCAGAGGCAATTAATGGCAACCAAGACAATATTATTGCAGGAGTGCTTAGTTGTACCAGACATATTAGTTCTACAACCATAACTACTGTAGGTGGCTTTTTACCGCTTATATTAGCAGGTGGTGGCTTCTGGCCACCATTTGCCATTGCAATCGCTGGTGGTACAGTTTTAACCACCCTACTGTCTTTTTATTTTGTACCAGCTGCTTTTTACTTAATGAGTAAAAGAAAATCATTCGAGCAAACAAGTGCTGTAATAAGTTAA
- the ybeY gene encoding rRNA maturation RNase YbeY yields the protein MTNNTPTTPVIIVDMQVACNNEQLPTLEQLKLWCDTALKPYSKNFELTIRLVESLESQQLNHQYRDKDKPTNVLSFPFEVPLGIELDLLGDLIVCADVVEFEAKDQNKELFAHWAHMIIHGCLHLLGYDHITQDEAIEMEAIEIRLMAQLGYNDPYIAS from the coding sequence ATGACCAATAACACACCTACTACTCCAGTTATTATCGTCGATATGCAAGTTGCTTGTAACAATGAGCAATTGCCAACGCTAGAACAACTGAAACTTTGGTGCGATACGGCATTAAAACCATACAGCAAAAACTTTGAACTAACGATTCGTTTAGTTGAAAGCCTTGAGTCACAACAATTAAACCATCAATACCGCGATAAAGATAAACCAACTAATGTGCTATCTTTTCCATTTGAGGTACCACTAGGTATCGAATTAGACTTATTAGGTGATTTAATTGTTTGTGCTGATGTTGTTGAATTTGAAGCAAAAGATCAAAATAAAGAACTTTTTGCTCATTGGGCCCATATGATCATTCACGGATGCTTGCATTTGTTAGGTTATGATCATATAACACAAGATGAAGCGATAGAAATGGAAGCAATTGAAATAAGATTAATGGCCCAATTAGGCTATAACGATCCTTATATTGCCTCTTAA
- a CDS encoding HlyC/CorC family transporter, with product MSDDKPHSGNGSSKTLMEKLVQVFTGEPKNKEELVEVLNDAQDRDLIKPSTKQMLEGVLEVSDMRVRDIMIPRSHMVTIDIEQTVEEFIPIVLESAHSRFPVVNDDIDHIEGVLLAKDLLAHAFSENANQISIKDLIRPAIIIPESKRVEPLLKEFRQERYHMAVVVDEYGGVSGLVTIEDILELIVGEIEDEHDDMLEREIRHLSGNVYQVKALTDLDDFNEYFTSAFDEEAADTIGGIVIHKFGHMPKRGENTKIDGFEFKIVNADKRRIQQLQVTIPNGHEILGKLADER from the coding sequence ATGAGCGACGACAAACCCCACTCTGGAAACGGCTCTTCAAAAACACTAATGGAAAAATTAGTACAAGTGTTTACTGGTGAGCCGAAAAATAAAGAAGAATTGGTTGAAGTGTTGAATGATGCACAAGACCGTGACCTTATTAAACCATCGACAAAGCAAATGCTTGAAGGTGTCCTAGAAGTTAGTGATATGCGCGTACGCGATATCATGATCCCTCGCTCACATATGGTTACCATAGACATAGAACAAACCGTGGAAGAATTTATCCCTATTGTTCTTGAGTCTGCTCATTCAAGATTCCCAGTTGTAAATGATGATATCGATCATATTGAAGGCGTATTGTTAGCTAAAGATCTGTTAGCTCATGCATTTAGTGAAAACGCTAATCAAATATCAATTAAAGATCTGATTCGCCCAGCGATTATTATTCCAGAAAGTAAACGTGTTGAACCTTTATTAAAAGAATTTCGCCAAGAACGCTATCATATGGCCGTTGTAGTTGATGAATATGGTGGAGTATCTGGCCTAGTAACTATTGAAGATATACTTGAACTTATTGTTGGTGAAATCGAAGATGAGCATGATGATATGCTTGAACGAGAAATTCGCCATTTAAGTGGCAATGTTTATCAAGTAAAAGCATTAACTGACCTTGATGACTTTAATGAGTACTTCACTTCTGCATTTGATGAAGAAGCAGCAGATACGATTGGCGGTATTGTTATACACAAATTTGGTCACATGCCAAAGCGTGGTGAAAATACCAAAATTGATGGTTTTGAGTTTAAAATCGTTAATGCAGATAAGCGTCGTATTCAACAATTACAAGTTACGATACCTAATGGCCATGAAATTCTCGGTAAGCTTGCTGATGAACGATAA
- the miaB gene encoding tRNA (N6-isopentenyl adenosine(37)-C2)-methylthiotransferase MiaB: MSKKLYIKTWGCQMNEYDSQKMADLLDSTHGFVEVHEPEEADVLLLNTCSIREKAQEKVFHQLGRWKNFKHDKPDLVIGVGGCVASQEGDAIRQRAPFVDIVFGPQTLHRLPEMINQVNGDHTSVVDVSFPEIEKFDRLPEPKADGPSAFVSIMEGCSKYCTFCVVPYTRGEEVSRPLDDVLYEIAQLAEQGVREVNLLGQNVNAYRGDMHDGSICRFSELLTLVATIDGIDRIRYTTSHPVEFTDDLIEVYKEIPELVSHLHLPVQSGSDRILNMMKRGHTAIEYKSKVRALKKARPDICMSSDFIIGYPGETDADFEATMNLIQAVDFDLSFSFIYSARPGTPAADAVDDVSEDTKKQRLYILQERINNQALSIARKMLGTEQRILVEGPSKKNPMELRGRTENNRIVNFEAPHTVIGKFVDIEVTDVYSNSLRGKLIRTEEEMGLRIANSPADILANQHHQKTTEQTDDLGVATFTP, encoded by the coding sequence ATGAGTAAAAAGCTTTATATTAAAACTTGGGGCTGTCAGATGAACGAGTACGACTCGCAGAAGATGGCAGATTTATTAGATTCTACGCACGGCTTCGTTGAAGTTCATGAGCCGGAAGAAGCAGATGTGCTGTTATTAAACACCTGCTCTATTCGTGAGAAAGCCCAAGAGAAAGTTTTTCATCAGCTAGGTCGTTGGAAAAATTTTAAGCATGATAAGCCTGACTTAGTTATTGGGGTTGGTGGTTGTGTAGCTTCACAAGAAGGTGACGCTATTCGTCAACGTGCCCCATTTGTAGATATTGTGTTCGGCCCTCAAACATTACATCGTTTACCTGAGATGATTAATCAAGTAAATGGCGATCATACTTCTGTTGTAGATGTAAGTTTCCCTGAAATTGAAAAGTTTGACCGTTTACCAGAGCCAAAAGCTGATGGCCCATCAGCATTTGTATCTATTATGGAAGGTTGTTCAAAGTACTGTACATTCTGTGTTGTACCATACACTCGCGGTGAAGAAGTAAGTCGTCCTCTTGATGACGTACTTTATGAAATAGCCCAACTTGCCGAGCAAGGCGTGCGTGAAGTAAACCTTTTAGGACAAAACGTTAATGCTTACCGTGGTGATATGCACGATGGTAGTATTTGTCGCTTCTCTGAACTTTTAACATTAGTTGCTACCATTGATGGTATTGACCGAATTCGTTACACCACCTCTCATCCTGTAGAATTTACCGATGATTTAATTGAGGTGTACAAAGAAATTCCTGAACTGGTTAGCCATTTACATTTGCCTGTACAAAGTGGCTCTGACAGAATTTTGAATATGATGAAGCGTGGTCATACCGCCATTGAATACAAATCAAAAGTTCGAGCATTGAAAAAGGCTCGTCCTGATATTTGCATGTCTTCTGACTTTATCATTGGTTACCCTGGTGAAACCGATGCTGATTTCGAAGCAACAATGAATTTAATTCAAGCGGTAGATTTTGATTTAAGCTTTAGCTTTATTTATAGTGCCCGCCCAGGTACCCCTGCTGCTGACGCAGTTGATGACGTTAGTGAAGACACTAAAAAGCAGCGTTTATATATTTTACAAGAACGTATTAATAACCAAGCATTATCTATTGCTCGTAAAATGCTTGGCACCGAACAACGTATTTTAGTTGAAGGGCCGTCGAAGAAAAACCCTATGGAACTTCGTGGTCGCACTGAAAATAACCGTATCGTTAATTTTGAAGCACCGCACACCGTCATTGGTAAATTTGTTGATATCGAAGTTACCGATGTATACAGTAACTCTTTACGTGGTAAATTAATTCGCACAGAAGAGGAAATGGGCTTACGTATAGCTAACTCTCCTGCTGATATTTTAGCAAATCAACATCATCAAAAAACGACTGAACAAACAGATGATTTAGGTGTTGCTACTTTTACGCCATAA
- a CDS encoding FAD-dependent monooxygenase — protein sequence MLKVDCLVIGGGMVGAAAALSLADLGLKVAVVEVHAPQAYLPEQDFDLRVSAISLASEQLLQQLNAWQQVQDWRSCVYKRLGVWEDDIAYAEFNADEIQQSHLGHIIENRLIQLSLWQQLEQKSNVTLLCPEQLDTFCQRKDKVIAQLTNTQVEANFIIGADGANSKVRQISGIGITGWDYQQSAMLINVKTELEQQNITWQKFVAGGPLAYLPMPGNNASLVWYQDKAEIKRLSALSNEQLQTEVLKNFPKRLGNVEVLAKGAFPLTRRHANNYVKGRVVLLGDSAHTINPLAGQGVNLGFKDVTALQTIIAKAIGSGENYHDVSVLKRYERSRRTDNLLMMTGMDAIYTTFSNPSTPIKLLRNIGIFAAHRAPMLKKKALAYACGI from the coding sequence GTGTTAAAAGTAGATTGTTTAGTAATTGGTGGTGGCATGGTTGGTGCTGCAGCAGCTTTGTCATTAGCTGATTTAGGGCTTAAGGTAGCTGTAGTAGAAGTACATGCCCCGCAAGCATACTTACCAGAGCAAGATTTCGATTTGCGTGTGTCAGCCATTTCATTAGCATCTGAGCAGCTATTACAACAATTAAATGCATGGCAGCAAGTGCAAGACTGGCGCAGTTGTGTATATAAACGCTTAGGAGTATGGGAAGACGATATTGCCTATGCCGAATTTAACGCTGACGAAATTCAACAATCTCATTTAGGCCATATAATTGAAAATAGGCTTATTCAATTGTCGTTATGGCAACAGCTCGAACAAAAATCTAATGTCACTTTATTGTGTCCTGAGCAGCTTGATACATTCTGCCAACGTAAAGATAAAGTCATTGCGCAATTAACTAACACGCAAGTTGAAGCTAATTTCATTATTGGTGCTGATGGCGCTAATTCGAAAGTAAGACAAATTTCTGGAATAGGCATCACCGGTTGGGATTATCAACAAAGTGCAATGCTTATCAATGTTAAAACCGAGTTAGAGCAACAAAACATTACTTGGCAGAAATTTGTAGCAGGCGGTCCTTTGGCTTATTTACCTATGCCTGGAAATAATGCGTCATTAGTTTGGTATCAAGATAAAGCTGAGATAAAACGATTGTCTGCTCTATCAAATGAACAACTACAAACAGAAGTACTAAAGAACTTCCCTAAACGCTTAGGCAATGTTGAAGTACTAGCCAAGGGAGCGTTTCCATTGACAAGACGTCATGCCAATAATTACGTAAAAGGGCGAGTAGTATTATTAGGTGATTCTGCACATACTATTAATCCGTTAGCTGGGCAGGGCGTTAATCTTGGTTTTAAAGACGTTACCGCGTTACAAACCATTATTGCCAAAGCTATTGGTTCGGGTGAGAACTATCATGACGTATCGGTCCTAAAAAGATATGAGCGTAGCAGACGTACAGATAACTTGTTAATGATGACAGGAATGGACGCCATTTATACAACGTTTTCTAATCCTTCTACGCCTATAAAATTGCTGAGAAATATTGGCATATTCGCTGCTCACAGAGCGCCAATGTTAAAGAAAAAGGCATTAGCTTATGCTTGCGGTATTTAA